AGGCGCGCACCGGCAAGCGGTAATATAATCCGGTCAGCTTTCGGGCCGGATCAGCCGGCCGCCCGCTGGCCGGCGAATTGCCCGCCATAGCGGCGCTGGGGCACGCCCAGCGTCTGCTCCAGGATCAGCTGGCACACCTTCATACCGCTGCGCAGGCGGATCGGGCGCGGGCCGAGATTGATGATCTCGAGTTGGATGCGGCCGGTCGATCCGGCGTGGATGGTCGGTGCAGTCAGGTGGACGATCAGGCCGATGCGGGCGAGCGAGCTCTTGCCCTCGACGCGCGCGGCGAGCCGCGCCCCGGCGCCGAAATCGACCCGCTCCAGAGTCCAGCCCAGCACCAGCCGGCCGGGATCGAGCACGAAGCCCTCCTCGCCGATCTCGATGTCATCCGCCATCCGGGTGATGGCCTCGCGAAAACTGTAGCCCGGCCCCGCCGGGTCGATCACCGGATCTTCGCCCGGCCCCGGCTCCCGGTAGAGGGTGAGCCGGCTGTCGAGCCTGAGGTCCACGCCGTTCGGCGCGTAGAACTCCGCCGGGGGCGGGGGCTCGATGCTGAGCGTGCCGGCGGCGAGGGCGTCGAGAATGTCGCGGTCGGTCAGAATCACAAGCGGGCCTTCCTGCTGCGCAACTCCCGCGAATCGGTAGCACGCTTCGCGGAGCGGGCAAACGCGCGCCCCCGCCGCAGGTTCCCGCCGCGCGCCACGTCCTCAGCAAGCGCTTTATGGTCGTTGCCGCAAGGTCATGCGTTCCGCGCAAGCTTTTGTGTGCGGATTTGCAAACCTGCCCCCTTGAGTTCCGTCGGCGCGGCCGTGATCTTGCACGCGATCCGCGTTCCCATACCGGCGGCGCGCCGCCCAAGGAGTAGAGCTTTCATGACCGACCGCCCGAAGATCCTCGGCATTTCCGGCAGCCTGCGCGCCGGCTCCTTCTCCACCGCCGTCCTCGAGGCGCTGAAGGTCGCGCTCGCCGACACGGCGGACCTCACCGTGTTCCGCCTGAACGGCGTCGAGATGTACAATCAGGACGAGGACACCGAGACGCCGCCGGCCCATGCAGCGGCGCTGCGCGCGGCGATCGCGGCGGCGGATGGCGTCATCCTCGCCTCGCCGGAATATAATTACGGCACCTCCGGCGCGTTGAAGAACGCCATCGACTGGGGCTCGCGCCCCTATGGCAAGGGCGCGCTGCGCGGCAAGCCGGCGCTCGTGCTCACCTCCTCGCCCGGCTCCACCGGCGGCATCCGCGCCCAGGCGCAGGTCCGCGAGACGCTGAGCGCCGCCGGCTCGCGCGTCATCGACTACCCGCACCTCGCCATCCCCTCGGTCGGCGAGAAGGTGAAGGACGGGGTGTTCACGGACGACAAGACCAAGGCCTTCGTGCTCGGCGGCGTCGAGGCGCTCTTGAAGGAGATCAAGCTCCTCGCCCTCGCCAAGGCGCACGGGCTCTGAGACGACGGCCCTGAGGGCCGTTCACCTCTCCCTGTCGGGGAGAGGTCGGCGCGATCAGCTGGGTGAGGGGGAACGGCGGGTTCCGCTTGAAGCGTCCCGGCCCCTCACCCCACCCCTCTCCCCGACGGGGAGAGGGAGCCCGGCGCGCCCCGCGATGCGACGCGCCCGATGAAGGGGCGTCGGCCCCGCATGAGAGCTCCATTCCGAGCATCAGAGCGTCATCCCGGACATCGCCACTGGCGATGAGCCAGGATCGTGTTCCGTCTTCGTCAGCTCTTCCATGTGAACGCCCGCCCTTCACCTCTCCCCGGCGGGGAGAGGTCGGCGCCAAGCGCCGGGTGAGGGGGCGCTTGGGGGCCAAGGAAAGGCGTGGATGCCCGGGCCAAGCCCGGGCATGACGTTGCACCGAAATGATGAGTGTTCGTGCCTTCTGTCAGGCTGAGTTGTTCCGTCATGGCCGGGCTTGGCCCGGCCATCCACGACTTCGGCTCAGCATTCCGAAGACAGAAAACACATAATAGGAAAATAGTCCTTGACAGCGTGACGCTGGCGAGGTAGCTTTCGGTCATGCTCCACAGTTGCGTCGCGAGGCGGCCCGTCGGGCCGGCCATCAAGGCCGGGCGCGGCGGGGTGGTTCCCTCACGCGTCATCCCGCACAGCCGGCCCTCGGGCCGGCTTTTTCATGCCTGAACGTTCCCGCCGCCCCTGTGGCGGCCCCGTCCTCACCCCACGCTCAGGAGGCGCCATGTCGGTTCCTGCTCATGTCATCACGCCGGAAGCGCTTGATGAGGCGCGCCGGCTTTATGAGCGCAGCAATGTGCCGGTGCAGCAGATCGCCGACATGCTCGGCATCTCCAAATCCACCCTGAACACACGCATTCGCGGCTGGGGCTGGACCCGGCGGGCCGGGCGCATTCCCCCGCCCGACGCCGACCCCGCGCCCGCCCCGGCGCCCACCGAGGCGGCGCCGCCCCTGGTGCCCGCCATTCCTACGGCGGGCGGGGCGCTGCGCGGGAATCTCATCACCCGGCTGGTCGCCCGCATCGAGAGCGAGATCGGCGCGGTCGAGCGCATCGTCGCGCGGGCCGGGCTCGCCGCAAATGGCGTCACCCAGGCCGAACGGGCCGCGCGCACGCTGGCCATTCTCGTGCGCTCGCTGCGCGAACTCGCCGCGCTCGCCCGCCAGGAGCCGGAAGAGGAGGACGAGGATGCCGGACGCGACACCGACGCCTTCCGACGCGAGCTTGGCGCGACGCTTGAGCGCGTGCTGGCGGGCGGGAAAGCTCCCTGAGGCGCTCGCCGCCCTCGACCCCGCCGCCTGCCGCTGGCTGCTGCACCACTGGCCGCTGATCGGCCGCCCGGCGCAGCACCCGCCCGCCTGCGCGCAGGGCGGGGGCGACTGGCTGACCTGGCTGGTGCTGGGCGGGCGCGGCGCCGGCAAGACGCGGGCGGGCGCCGAATGGGTGCGCGCCCTCGTTCATGGCCGGGCCGGCCCGAAGGCGGGGCGCATCGCGCTCATCGCCGAGACCTTCAACGATGTGCGCGAGGTAATGGTGGAGGGCGTCTCCGGCCTTCTCGCCATTCACCCGCGGGCTGAGCGCCCGCGCTGGGAGCCAACCCGGAGGCGCCTCGAATGGCCGAATGGCGCGGTGGCGCAGGGCTTTTCCGCCGAAGACCCGGAGGCGCTGCGCGGCCCGCAATTCGACGCCGCCTGGTGCGATGAACTCGCCAAATGGCGCCAGGCGCAGGCGAGTTTCGACATGCTGCAATTCGGCCTGCGCCTCGGCGCCCGGCCGCGCCAGATGGTGACGACGACCCCGCGCCCGACCGCGCTGATCCGCGCTTTGCTGGCTGATCCGCGCACGGCCGTCACCCGCATGGGCACGGCGGAGAACGCCGCCCATCTCGCCCCGAGCTTCCTCGACACGGTGGTCGGGCGCTATGCCGGCACGCGGCTCGGCCGGCAGGAGCTGGCGGGCGAGCTGATCGAGGACCGGCCGGACGCGCTGTGGAACCGCACGGCGCTGGAGGCCGCGCGGGAAGACGCCGCGCCGGAGATGATGCGCGAAAAGCTGACCCGTATCGTCGTGGCGGTCGATCCGCCCGCCTCCTCGCGCCGCACGGCGGATGCCTGCGGGCTGGTCGCGGCGGGGATCGACCGCGACGGCGTCGTCCATGTGCTGGCCGATGAGAGCGCGCAGGGCCTGACGCCAACCGCCTGGGGCGCGCGGGCGGTCGGGCTGTTTCATCGTCTGTCCGCCGACCGCGTGGTGGTGGAGATCAACCAGGGCGGGGAGATGGTGCGCACCATCCTCGCCGGCATCGACCCCGCCGTGCCGGTGCGCGAGGTGCGGGCGACGCGCGGCAAATGGCTGCGCGCCGAGCCGGTCGCCGCGCTCTACGAGCAGGGCCGCGTGCGCCATGCCGGGGTGTTCCCCGCGCTGGAGGACGAGATGTGCGACTTCGCCCCCGAGGGCCTGTCCAATGGCCGCTCGCCCGACCGGCTCGACGCGCTGGTCTGGGCCGTGACGGCACTCGCGCTGGGCCCCCAGTCCGCGCCTCGGGTGCGGCGGGTGTGAGGGGCGGGAGGTGCGCCGCCGTGTCCCCGCCAAGTGACGGCGAAGCCGGAGCGCCGAGCCGGGACCCAGCGCAAGAGGCTTTGGCCAACGTGTCTCCCCTGGGCCCCGGATCATCGCCCCGCTGCGCGTGGCTTGTCCGGGGAACGGGTTCCCGCGCTCACGCGGTCATCCCCGGGCTTGACCCGGGGATCCACGACTTCAGCGGCGCACCCGGCGCAAGTCGTGGATGGCCGGGTCAAGCCCGCCATGACGGGACCGTGCAACCCCGTCCCGTGTCCCGGACGCCTGAAACGTGAGCGGAAGGCGAGCCGGGATCCAGCGCAAGAGGCTTTGGCCAACGTGTCTCCCCTGGACCCCGGATCATCGCTCCGTTGCGCGGGGCTCGTCCGGGGAACGGGTTCTCTTTTGGCGTCATCCCGGACGGCCGCAGGCCGAGCCGGGATCGCGTGCCGTCTGTGACGCACCCTTTCCAACCGGAGCCCTCTGATGCCGCTCTTTCCCTTCACCCGCCGTCGCGCGGCGTCCGGCGCGCCGGAGGCCAAGGCCTCGCGGACCCATCCGCTGGTGGCGTTCCTCGCCGGGAGCCGGCCGCAATGGACGCCGCGC
Above is a window of Ancylobacter sp. WKF20 DNA encoding:
- the dcd gene encoding dCTP deaminase, producing the protein MILTDRDILDALAAGTLSIEPPPPAEFYAPNGVDLRLDSRLTLYREPGPGEDPVIDPAGPGYSFREAITRMADDIEIGEEGFVLDPGRLVLGWTLERVDFGAGARLAARVEGKSSLARIGLIVHLTAPTIHAGSTGRIQLEIINLGPRPIRLRSGMKVCQLILEQTLGVPQRRYGGQFAGQRAAG
- a CDS encoding NAD(P)H-dependent oxidoreductase, with the translated sequence MTDRPKILGISGSLRAGSFSTAVLEALKVALADTADLTVFRLNGVEMYNQDEDTETPPAHAAALRAAIAAADGVILASPEYNYGTSGALKNAIDWGSRPYGKGALRGKPALVLTSSPGSTGGIRAQAQVRETLSAAGSRVIDYPHLAIPSVGEKVKDGVFTDDKTKAFVLGGVEALLKEIKLLALAKAHGL
- a CDS encoding terminase family protein, with the translated sequence MSACWRAGKLPEALAALDPAACRWLLHHWPLIGRPAQHPPACAQGGGDWLTWLVLGGRGAGKTRAGAEWVRALVHGRAGPKAGRIALIAETFNDVREVMVEGVSGLLAIHPRAERPRWEPTRRRLEWPNGAVAQGFSAEDPEALRGPQFDAAWCDELAKWRQAQASFDMLQFGLRLGARPRQMVTTTPRPTALIRALLADPRTAVTRMGTAENAAHLAPSFLDTVVGRYAGTRLGRQELAGELIEDRPDALWNRTALEAAREDAAPEMMREKLTRIVVAVDPPASSRRTADACGLVAAGIDRDGVVHVLADESAQGLTPTAWGARAVGLFHRLSADRVVVEINQGGEMVRTILAGIDPAVPVREVRATRGKWLRAEPVAALYEQGRVRHAGVFPALEDEMCDFAPEGLSNGRSPDRLDALVWAVTALALGPQSAPRVRRV